In one Agelaius phoeniceus isolate bAgePho1 chromosome 21, bAgePho1.hap1, whole genome shotgun sequence genomic region, the following are encoded:
- the ADGRD2 gene encoding adhesion G protein-coupled receptor D2 isoform X2: MFRRDLRHDSCFFSFLVSLSRSLLAFATLAKNQTSKGFAPVTIETPGHTYEYVGAALDWWQADRYCEQHFAQLLLEPQDSERGSFSKLLQSHHIRGSVWLKERDSVLHKTKRRRGHTVPVLVFRDKTDTKYVKVLSDFPALPAVTACAHLQWDTRSQEIATIFSYAVPAFINEFQLRGFVDEEGFVRFALIVHGHHSPYLPVFRADGQWHHFCVTWQQDNGTWAIYADGKRRAAASGLCSVGPCAPQAISGQGTFIIGQDQDSLGGTFRAKESFSGNITDLHIWHKVLSTEHIEKVRSCWVVEQDLVFGWSSNALEVESTIQAVALQLLCPGPVEECRVLEVGSSGFSYASCLQPLPFICHYSKDAYWQLKRAQLESSHSLASRVNTLAVRTVIPDSVFTSGVQDMNLSVALDALDILASVLREGEVPVLEPSDLLAVLQLLKQVSDLEIQEGDELEMLEQLGQYYMEVAELILEEQNTGTWSLISQVIRGPMAVVELCDRMVSLLVPLLTTERTKITIQHGNIGMEVRELELSEQQLSDEAYMVQTPDKGRHDFIEVPVEEMQRLKSRGLHRVTVKNMWFGYGSLQRCLSSSAVAQDTAAPDGGQKYLGTSVGTAVISATLLSDQQEISTAVRYRLQHRAQDLPNTLVGPVCAFWNFSLSPDAGGMWSTAGCSVAKSLPDSTACFCNHTTNFAILLQVYEMESSVVSCVEQRTSKEEFTLQTLTFIGCGVSFCALMVTFILFLVVGVPKSERTTVHKNLILALAAGEALLMVSELAKPNQVLCFMVTAFLHLFFMAAFSWMLVEGLLLWSKVVAVNMSEGRRMKFYYVTGWGLPVLIVGVTLASSFNKYVAANHCWLNVQTNVIWAFVGPVLLILAVNSLVLLRVVTVTVASARRRSKMLTPNSSLESQIGTQLWATAKPVLVLLPVLGLTWLCGLLVHLSIVWAYVFIVLNSLQGLYIFLVYAVYNSEVRNAIQRMKDKKKALSFTNCSHPINYLSSPRNTTSWDTGRLSPAPETALPSPVHRDPPVKSITSRGNFGARIPMGISSIMSPERPAVELTAFKCSGF; the protein is encoded by the exons ATGTTTAGGAGAGACTTGAGACATGATTCTTGCTTCTTCAGCTTTCTG GTCAGTCTGTCCAGGAGTCTCCTTGCCTTTGCAACCCTTGCCAAGAACCAGACTTCTAAAG GTTTTGCTCCTGTCACAATTGAGACCCCAGGACACACATATGAATATGTGGGCGCTGCTCTGGACTGGTGGCAAGCTGACAGGTACTGTGAGCAGCACTTTGCCCAGCTGCTCCTTGAGCCCCAGGACAGTGAACGAGGCTCCTTCAGCAAACTGCTGCAGTCCCACCACATCAGAGGCTCTGTCTGGCTAAAGGAAAGGGACAGTGTGCTGCACAAAACAAAGAGGAGAC GTGGCCACACTGTCCCAGTCCTGGTATTCAGAGACAAAACAGACACCAAATATGTGAAGGTTCTCTCTGACTTCCCGGCCCTGCCTGCtgtcacagcctgtgcccaccTGCAGTGGGACACCAGGAGCCAGGAGATCGCCACCATCTTCTCCTACGCCGTGCCTGCTTTCATCAACGAGTTCCAGCTGCGTGGCTTTGTGGATGAGGAGGGCTTTGTTCGGTTTGCTCTCATTGTGCACGGGCACCATTCCCCCTACCTGCCCGTGTTCCGTGCTGATGGGCAGTGGCATCACTTCTGTGTGACCTGGCAGCAGGACAACGGGACCTGGGCCATCTATGCTGATGGGAAGaggagggcagcagccagtggttTGTGCTCCGTGGgaccctgtgccccccaggccATCTCTGGCCAGGGCACCTTCATCATTGGGCAGGACCAGGATTCCCTGGGGGGCACCTTCAGGGCAAAGGAGTCCTTCAGTGGGAACATCACTGACTTGCACATCTGGCACAAAGTCCTCAGCACCGAGCACATTGAGAAAGTTCGCTCCTGCTGGGTGGTAGAGCAGGACCTGGTTTTTGGGTGGAGCTCCAATGCCCTGGAAGTGGAGAGCACTATCCAGGCAGTGGCCCTGCAGCTTCTTTGCCCAG GGCCTGTGGAGGAATGCAGAGTTTTGGAAGTTGGCAGCAGTGGATTCAGTTATGCATCTTGTTTGCAGCCTTTGCCTTTCATCTGTCACTACAGCAAGG ATGCATACTGGCAGCTGAAAAGAGCTCAGCTGGAGTCCAGCCACTCGCTTGCCAGCCGTGTGAACACCCTTGCAGTGAGGACTGTG ATTCCTGACAGTGTCTTCACGAGTGGTGTGCAAGACATGAACCTCTCTGTGGCTCTGGATGCTCTGGATATCTTGGCAAGTGTTCTGAGAGAAGGAGAAGTGCCCGTGCTTGAGCCATCTGACCTCCTTGCAGTCCTTCAATTACTAAAGCAAGTTTCAGATTTGGAAATCCAGGAGGGAGATGAGCTGgagatgctggagcagttgGGCCAGTATTACATGGAAGTAGCAGAGTTAATTCTGgaagagcagaacactggaacGTGGTCATTGATCAGCCAG GTTATCAGGGGGCCCATGGCTGTGGTTGAGCTCTGTGACAGAATGGTGTCACTCTTGGTGCCACTGCTGACCACAGAGAGGACAAAGATCACGATCCAGCATGGGAATATTG GGATGGAGgtgagggagctggagctgagcgAGCAGCAGCTGAGTGATGAGGCCTACATGGTCCAGACCCCTGACAAGGGCAGGCACGACTTCATTGAAGTTCCCGTGGAAGAAATGCAAAGGCTGAAATCCAGAG gtctgcACAGAGTCACAGTGAAGAACATGTGGTTTGGCTACGGCtccctgcagcgctgcctgtccagcagtgctgtggcccAGGACACGGCTGCCCCTGATGGGGGACAGAA GTACCTGGGCACCTCGGTGGGCACAGCGGTGATCTCAGCCACCCTGCTCAGTGACCAGCAGGAGATCAGCACGGCCGTGCGCTACCGCCTGCAGCACCGTGCCCAG GACCTGCCCAATACTCTGGTGGGGCCCGTCTGTGCCTTCTGGAACTTCAGCCTCAG CCCAGATGCTGGTGGGATGTGGTCCACAGCTGGCTGCTCTGTGGCCAAGTCTCTCCCAGACTCCACTGCCTGTTTTTGCAACCACACCACCAATTTtgccatcctgctgcaggtttATGAGATGGAG TCTTCTGTTGTTTCATGTGTGGAGCAGAGGACCAGCAAGGAGGAGTTCACCCTGCAGACTTTGACTTTCATTGGATGTGGAGTTTCCTTCTGTGCCTTGATGGTCACCTTCATTTTGTTCCTGGTAGTTGG tgtccccaagaGTGAACGAACGACTGTGCACAAGAACCTGATCCTcgccctggctgcaggggaagCTCTGCTCATGGTCAGTGAGTTGGCCAAGCCCAACCAG GTGCTGTGTTTCATGGTCACTGCCTTCCTGCACCTCTTCTTCATGGCAGCCTTCTCATGGATGCTGGTGGAGGGGCTTCTCCTCTGGAGCAAAGTGGTGGCAGTCAACATGAGTGAAGGCAGGAGAATGAAGTTCTACTACGTGACAGGCTGGG GGCTTCCAGTCCTCATCGTGGGGGTGACCCTTGCCAGTTCCTTTAACAAGTATGTGGCAGCCAACCACTGCTGGCTGAACGTGCAGACCAACGTCATCTGGGCCTTCGTGGGGCCTGTGCTCCTCATCCTGGCT gtgaacagcctggtgctgctccGCGTGGTGACCGTGACCGTGGCCAGCGCCCGCAGGAGATCCAAGATGCTGACACCcaacagcagcctggagagccAGATTGGAACACAGCTCTG GGCCACGGCCAAACccgtgctggtgctgctgcctgtgctggggctcaCCTGGCTCTGTGGGCTCCTGGTGCACCTCAGCATCGTCTGGGCCTACGTCTTCATCGTGCTGAACTCCCTCCAG GGCCTGTACATATTCCTGGTCTATGCTGTCTATAACAGTGAG GTGAGGAATGCCATCCAGAGGatgaaggacaagaagaaagCCCTCTCATTCACA AACTGCTCTCATCCCATCAACTACTTATCCAGCCCGAGGAACACGACCTCCTGGGACACGGGGAggctgagtcctgcccctgagACTGCCCTGCCAAGCCCTGTGCACAGAGACCCTCCAGTGAAGAGCATCACCAGCAGAG GAAATTTTGGAGCCAGAATTCCCATGGGCATTTCATCCATCATGTCACCTGAGAGACCG gCCGTGGAGCTGACGGCGTTCAAATGCTCAG
- the ADGRD2 gene encoding adhesion G protein-coupled receptor D2 isoform X1, with amino-acid sequence MLLAGPWRSVPRCQGCQATSNWHLSSRAAASKVHSSVGDLLPRAEALGWENCLHSQTKTLKNKSQLLVNPWCDSSISWDRRSGNCVPVAVAKQRVKPSQLVSMFRRDLRHDSCFFSFLVSLSRSLLAFATLAKNQTSKGFAPVTIETPGHTYEYVGAALDWWQADRYCEQHFAQLLLEPQDSERGSFSKLLQSHHIRGSVWLKERDSVLHKTKRRRGHTVPVLVFRDKTDTKYVKVLSDFPALPAVTACAHLQWDTRSQEIATIFSYAVPAFINEFQLRGFVDEEGFVRFALIVHGHHSPYLPVFRADGQWHHFCVTWQQDNGTWAIYADGKRRAAASGLCSVGPCAPQAISGQGTFIIGQDQDSLGGTFRAKESFSGNITDLHIWHKVLSTEHIEKVRSCWVVEQDLVFGWSSNALEVESTIQAVALQLLCPGPVEECRVLEVGSSGFSYASCLQPLPFICHYSKDAYWQLKRAQLESSHSLASRVNTLAVRTVIPDSVFTSGVQDMNLSVALDALDILASVLREGEVPVLEPSDLLAVLQLLKQVSDLEIQEGDELEMLEQLGQYYMEVAELILEEQNTGTWSLISQVIRGPMAVVELCDRMVSLLVPLLTTERTKITIQHGNIGMEVRELELSEQQLSDEAYMVQTPDKGRHDFIEVPVEEMQRLKSRGLHRVTVKNMWFGYGSLQRCLSSSAVAQDTAAPDGGQKYLGTSVGTAVISATLLSDQQEISTAVRYRLQHRAQDLPNTLVGPVCAFWNFSLSPDAGGMWSTAGCSVAKSLPDSTACFCNHTTNFAILLQVYEMERTSKEEFTLQTLTFIGCGVSFCALMVTFILFLVVGVPKSERTTVHKNLILALAAGEALLMVSELAKPNQVLCFMVTAFLHLFFMAAFSWMLVEGLLLWSKVVAVNMSEGRRMKFYYVTGWGLPVLIVGVTLASSFNKYVAANHCWLNVQTNVIWAFVGPVLLILAVNSLVLLRVVTVTVASARRRSKMLTPNSSLESQIGTQLWATAKPVLVLLPVLGLTWLCGLLVHLSIVWAYVFIVLNSLQGLYIFLVYAVYNSEVRNAIQRMKDKKKALSFTNCSHPINYLSSPRNTTSWDTGRLSPAPETALPSPVHRDPPVKSITSRGNFGARIPMGISSIMSPERPAVELTAFKCSGF; translated from the exons atGCTGCTGGCCGGCCCTTGGCGCTCTGTGCcacgctgccagggatgccaggCCACTTCCAACTGGCACCtaagctccagagcagctgcctccAAGGTCCATTCTTCTGTAGGAGATTTATTGCCAAGAGCAGAGGCGTTGGGATGGGAAAACTGCCTTCATTCCCAGACGAAGACCCTGAAGAACAAAAGCCAGTTGCTGGTGAATCCATGGTGTGATTCAAGCATTTcctgggacaggaggagtgggaacTGTGTGCCTGTTGCTGTAGCAAAG CAAAGGGTGAAACCTTCCCAGCTGGTCAGCATGTTTAGGAGAGACTTGAGACATGATTCTTGCTTCTTCAGCTTTCTG GTCAGTCTGTCCAGGAGTCTCCTTGCCTTTGCAACCCTTGCCAAGAACCAGACTTCTAAAG GTTTTGCTCCTGTCACAATTGAGACCCCAGGACACACATATGAATATGTGGGCGCTGCTCTGGACTGGTGGCAAGCTGACAGGTACTGTGAGCAGCACTTTGCCCAGCTGCTCCTTGAGCCCCAGGACAGTGAACGAGGCTCCTTCAGCAAACTGCTGCAGTCCCACCACATCAGAGGCTCTGTCTGGCTAAAGGAAAGGGACAGTGTGCTGCACAAAACAAAGAGGAGAC GTGGCCACACTGTCCCAGTCCTGGTATTCAGAGACAAAACAGACACCAAATATGTGAAGGTTCTCTCTGACTTCCCGGCCCTGCCTGCtgtcacagcctgtgcccaccTGCAGTGGGACACCAGGAGCCAGGAGATCGCCACCATCTTCTCCTACGCCGTGCCTGCTTTCATCAACGAGTTCCAGCTGCGTGGCTTTGTGGATGAGGAGGGCTTTGTTCGGTTTGCTCTCATTGTGCACGGGCACCATTCCCCCTACCTGCCCGTGTTCCGTGCTGATGGGCAGTGGCATCACTTCTGTGTGACCTGGCAGCAGGACAACGGGACCTGGGCCATCTATGCTGATGGGAAGaggagggcagcagccagtggttTGTGCTCCGTGGgaccctgtgccccccaggccATCTCTGGCCAGGGCACCTTCATCATTGGGCAGGACCAGGATTCCCTGGGGGGCACCTTCAGGGCAAAGGAGTCCTTCAGTGGGAACATCACTGACTTGCACATCTGGCACAAAGTCCTCAGCACCGAGCACATTGAGAAAGTTCGCTCCTGCTGGGTGGTAGAGCAGGACCTGGTTTTTGGGTGGAGCTCCAATGCCCTGGAAGTGGAGAGCACTATCCAGGCAGTGGCCCTGCAGCTTCTTTGCCCAG GGCCTGTGGAGGAATGCAGAGTTTTGGAAGTTGGCAGCAGTGGATTCAGTTATGCATCTTGTTTGCAGCCTTTGCCTTTCATCTGTCACTACAGCAAGG ATGCATACTGGCAGCTGAAAAGAGCTCAGCTGGAGTCCAGCCACTCGCTTGCCAGCCGTGTGAACACCCTTGCAGTGAGGACTGTG ATTCCTGACAGTGTCTTCACGAGTGGTGTGCAAGACATGAACCTCTCTGTGGCTCTGGATGCTCTGGATATCTTGGCAAGTGTTCTGAGAGAAGGAGAAGTGCCCGTGCTTGAGCCATCTGACCTCCTTGCAGTCCTTCAATTACTAAAGCAAGTTTCAGATTTGGAAATCCAGGAGGGAGATGAGCTGgagatgctggagcagttgGGCCAGTATTACATGGAAGTAGCAGAGTTAATTCTGgaagagcagaacactggaacGTGGTCATTGATCAGCCAG GTTATCAGGGGGCCCATGGCTGTGGTTGAGCTCTGTGACAGAATGGTGTCACTCTTGGTGCCACTGCTGACCACAGAGAGGACAAAGATCACGATCCAGCATGGGAATATTG GGATGGAGgtgagggagctggagctgagcgAGCAGCAGCTGAGTGATGAGGCCTACATGGTCCAGACCCCTGACAAGGGCAGGCACGACTTCATTGAAGTTCCCGTGGAAGAAATGCAAAGGCTGAAATCCAGAG gtctgcACAGAGTCACAGTGAAGAACATGTGGTTTGGCTACGGCtccctgcagcgctgcctgtccagcagtgctgtggcccAGGACACGGCTGCCCCTGATGGGGGACAGAA GTACCTGGGCACCTCGGTGGGCACAGCGGTGATCTCAGCCACCCTGCTCAGTGACCAGCAGGAGATCAGCACGGCCGTGCGCTACCGCCTGCAGCACCGTGCCCAG GACCTGCCCAATACTCTGGTGGGGCCCGTCTGTGCCTTCTGGAACTTCAGCCTCAG CCCAGATGCTGGTGGGATGTGGTCCACAGCTGGCTGCTCTGTGGCCAAGTCTCTCCCAGACTCCACTGCCTGTTTTTGCAACCACACCACCAATTTtgccatcctgctgcaggtttATGAGATGGAG AGGACCAGCAAGGAGGAGTTCACCCTGCAGACTTTGACTTTCATTGGATGTGGAGTTTCCTTCTGTGCCTTGATGGTCACCTTCATTTTGTTCCTGGTAGTTGG tgtccccaagaGTGAACGAACGACTGTGCACAAGAACCTGATCCTcgccctggctgcaggggaagCTCTGCTCATGGTCAGTGAGTTGGCCAAGCCCAACCAG GTGCTGTGTTTCATGGTCACTGCCTTCCTGCACCTCTTCTTCATGGCAGCCTTCTCATGGATGCTGGTGGAGGGGCTTCTCCTCTGGAGCAAAGTGGTGGCAGTCAACATGAGTGAAGGCAGGAGAATGAAGTTCTACTACGTGACAGGCTGGG GGCTTCCAGTCCTCATCGTGGGGGTGACCCTTGCCAGTTCCTTTAACAAGTATGTGGCAGCCAACCACTGCTGGCTGAACGTGCAGACCAACGTCATCTGGGCCTTCGTGGGGCCTGTGCTCCTCATCCTGGCT gtgaacagcctggtgctgctccGCGTGGTGACCGTGACCGTGGCCAGCGCCCGCAGGAGATCCAAGATGCTGACACCcaacagcagcctggagagccAGATTGGAACACAGCTCTG GGCCACGGCCAAACccgtgctggtgctgctgcctgtgctggggctcaCCTGGCTCTGTGGGCTCCTGGTGCACCTCAGCATCGTCTGGGCCTACGTCTTCATCGTGCTGAACTCCCTCCAG GGCCTGTACATATTCCTGGTCTATGCTGTCTATAACAGTGAG GTGAGGAATGCCATCCAGAGGatgaaggacaagaagaaagCCCTCTCATTCACA AACTGCTCTCATCCCATCAACTACTTATCCAGCCCGAGGAACACGACCTCCTGGGACACGGGGAggctgagtcctgcccctgagACTGCCCTGCCAAGCCCTGTGCACAGAGACCCTCCAGTGAAGAGCATCACCAGCAGAG GAAATTTTGGAGCCAGAATTCCCATGGGCATTTCATCCATCATGTCACCTGAGAGACCG gCCGTGGAGCTGACGGCGTTCAAATGCTCAG